Part of the Rhinoderma darwinii isolate aRhiDar2 chromosome 2, aRhiDar2.hap1, whole genome shotgun sequence genome, GCGGGTCTCTGATTTTTGTCACTGGGTGATAATGTGACAAATTCTAAAGTCTTATTTCAGCATCTTAAACAAGTATCCATGTCTCTTCTTGTCTCCCAGTGGATATATAAGTATAGACAGCCTTTTTTGTTGCTTGCATTTAATTTTTTAAAGATAGTTTATGACTAGGGCTAGAAATGTTATCGTGAGTCCATTATGTGGGACAAAGGAGGAAGCCAGAGAATGAAGAATGAATGTACTCTGTTGAATATAATCCATTTGCTTGGTCTGAAGGCATCTGCACCCAAACTTGGTCATTTTCCTTTAGTTCTAGCACTGCACTACCAGAGGCTTGGTCCATGTAACCTTTCTTATATTCATCATATGTGTAGGTGGCAGGTACATTGTTCTTGTAAAGGGCAACCCAGATGTTGGTGCCTTTGACATGGACATGGTAAGCAAAGTAATAAATTCCAGGAAGAGGACAAGTAAATATCCCAGTAAGAGGATTATAACCATTATGGCCATTGTACAAAGTCCGATCAAATTTGATAGGCATGCCAGAAGGAGGGAATGGTGTACTTAAGATGGCAGTGAATGCTGGGGCTATTTTGGCAGATAGTTCTCCAGTGCCATACTGAGGCTTTCCAGGTTTTTCATTGCCTACTGTACCTCCTTCCACGCCTCCTTCAGGCAAGTGCAAGCCAGCAATGGTGCCTTCGCTATAGATTCCTGGTGGACCTGGTGGTCCTGGTTGACCAGGTGGCCCAGGTTGGCCATTAAAACCAGGGGATCCTGGAACTCCTGGTGGTCCTGAAGGGCCAATTAGACCTGGCTGACCAGTAATACTATTTCCAGGTAGCCCAGGGATGCCAGGCTCCCCTTTCAATCCTGGTAATCCTTGCGGCCCAATGGGGCCAGAAGACCCTTGCAGACCAGGAATACCAGCTGGACCTCTTGGACCTGGTTGTCCTGACATTCCCCCTTCTCCTTTAGGCCCTGGACTACCAATTTGACCTGGCAAACCTGGAAGACCCATTAGCCCTCCCTCTCCTTTTGGTCCAATCGGTCCTGGAAGTCCTTTCAGGCCTGGAAGTCCCCTTTCACCTGGGAAACCTGGTTTACCTACAAATCCATTGGGGCCCTGAGTCCCTGGAATTCCTAATGCACCTGGAAGCCCAGTAGGTCCAATGTCACCTTTCAAGCCAGGTAAACCATTTTTTCCTGGCAATCCCATTGAACCTGGAAGTCCTGGAGGTCCTATAATACCTTGTGGCCCATGATCACCTGGTTCACCATCTAACCCTTGCTCTCCTTTATCTCCTATTCCTCCAGGTATTCCAGCAGATCCCCTATCCCCTTTTAATCCAGGCAGACCTGGTTTTCCATACCCCGCTTGCCCTGGCATCCCTGGTAAGCCACGTATGCCTGGTTCCCCTTTAGGGCCTAATGGTCCCTGTAGTCCTGGTAATCCATCTAAACCAGGTCTACCAATTCCATCAATGCCAGGTTTTCCTGGTGGGCCTTGTGGCCCTGGTGGGCCAACAATCCCTGGTGCCCCAGGTGGACCTATATCCCCTTTATCCCCTGTGCCCCCTGGCAATCCATCAATTCCTGGTTTTCCATTACCTGGTGAACCAGGTGGGCCCATAACTCCAGATAGACCTCCAGGACCACGAGTACCCGGTAGTCCTGGTTTTCCAAGTCCAGCTTCTCCTTTAATGCCTTTCTCTCCACGAGGTCCTGGCTCTCCTTTTGAACCAGGTTCACCCCTGATACCTGGCTGCCCTGGACCACCTTGAACACCTGGTTTTCCATTTGAAGAAATTCCTGAAGGTCCAGGAATTCCAGGAGATCCAGGCATCCCTCTAGGTCCTTGATCACCACTTATTCCAGACTCCCCTTTTGAGCCAGGTAGACCTTTAGGTCCAATTTTGCCAGGCATTCCTGGTAAACCAGGTTTTCCAATGCTTGAAAAGCCAGGAGGACCAGCAGGCCCTGGCATTCCTTGTAATCCAGGTTTCCCTACTCCTTGCTTTCCAGGTGGTCCAGAAGGCCCAGGTTGTCCCCTTGGACCAGGTTTTCCAGCTGGTCCAGGTTCTCCTTTAAGGTCCATTGGAAGCATATCTGTAAAGATAAGACAACAAAATAAAAGGTCATTGATTATATATTTCTGATAATACATAATTGGGTATTTGTATAGAATTTCAACAAATTATTGAACAGAAAAGCATCCAATGTTGAATCACTTCAGCTTTCTAAAGGATTGTTCAGTTTTTCTATCACTAGTTTGACTTACAGTATTCAAATATTTTATCATTGTTTATATGTATCTATTAATAATTTTAATGAAATATAAATTTGGGACATTTGTACAAatacagtggggcagatttactattcagaaTGTACAAGAATTCGGGCTCAAATTGAATCAGAATTCAGGTGTGCAAGcagtgcgccacatttattaactatttAAGACACTTTTTTCAACATGCTCAATGAGGGGGCGTGGCTTGACTGGGGGAAGCGTAGTCCAGCGGAAAGGGCGGTGGCTTAAATGTGACACTGTGTTCCAAAATGCGCCAATAGTATGGCTTAAACTAAGCAAACTAGTAGGTGGTATACGGAAGAGAAAAATGTCTATCATATCTAGCATATGTACCCCTTTGATAAATATGATGCTTTTTCTGATTGCCTTGTCTAAGTTaacactgtctaaaacttagacagtattaataaatctgcctcacTATGTTAGAAATACTGCATATTGAAGATCTGCAATACATTCATATTACTCAAATCCACATTTCTCTTAAATATTCAACTGGCTAATCTAGTTTAGTCAAAATGTCAACAAagaatttatttttgttgttaatttgctagcttttttttttttttgactgaatAATTTTGTCTCACTGACTGATAGTGTTGTCTATTTGTTTACTATAATCTTCGCAACTATAGtacttgttaaagggaatgtattgtcAGGAATTTACATATTCACATATTTTATCGTgaattttgttttatgttttagtggtcttttttaatacatttttgttatttatttctgttatttatatagcaccagcagattgcacagcgctgtacagagggccttgcttactgtccccattgtggCACACAATCCAAATTccttattggtatgtttttggggtgtaggAGGAAATcagagtacccagaggaaacccatgcaaacacagggcgaacatacaaactccattcaGATGTTGTCCTTGATTAGATTTGAACCCAGAACCCCAACGCGATTAGTGCTGACCacggagccaccatgctgcccataataataattataataataattattattatattattattgttttcaTACTAGCCAGTAAAGCAGTCACAATAGGCTttctgttttctgtagctcacaTCGACCGGGACAGTCATCTCAATCTCATGATAGGGCAGGGATTGAATGAcaactctattgtactgctgaagGCCTAAATAAGGCCAGATAGCAATACTATACACATAAGCAAGTATGTATCTTCCCTGTCACTTGCTGTTCTCTAGTGGAGaaggctgtactccatcacttcctgaaGAATATAACAATCACTTAACTCCACAATACAGAAAATACGTTAgtgtctccaatatggctgcctacagggaatttttttttaaatcaaacataAATAGCTA contains:
- the COL8A2 gene encoding collagen alpha-2(VIII) chain, encoding MSLGRGTLFLLVAAMGSVSGGGPAGGAYPQMKYVNPMMKGPLGPPFREGKGQYLDMLPMDLKGEPGPAGKPGPRGQPGPSGPPGKQGVGKPGLQGMPGPAGPPGFSSIGKPGLPGMPGKIGPKGLPGSKGESGISGDQGPRGMPGSPGIPGPSGISSNGKPGVQGGPGQPGIRGEPGSKGEPGPRGEKGIKGEAGLGKPGLPGTRGPGGLSGVMGPPGSPGNGKPGIDGLPGGTGDKGDIGPPGAPGIVGPPGPQGPPGKPGIDGIGRPGLDGLPGLQGPLGPKGEPGIRGLPGMPGQAGYGKPGLPGLKGDRGSAGIPGGIGDKGEQGLDGEPGDHGPQGIIGPPGLPGSMGLPGKNGLPGLKGDIGPTGLPGALGIPGTQGPNGFVGKPGFPGERGLPGLKGLPGPIGPKGEGGLMGLPGLPGQIGSPGPKGEGGMSGQPGPRGPAGIPGLQGSSGPIGPQGLPGLKGEPGIPGLPGNSITGQPGLIGPSGPPGVPGSPGFNGQPGPPGQPGPPGPPGIYSEGTIAGLHLPEGGVEGGTVGNEKPGKPQYGTGELSAKIAPAFTAILSTPFPPSGMPIKFDRTLYNGHNGYNPLTGIFTCPLPGIYYFAYHVHVKGTNIWVALYKNNVPATYTYDEYKKGYMDQASGSAVLELKENDQVWVQMPSDQANGLYSTEYIHSSFSGFLLCPT